One region of Miscanthus floridulus cultivar M001 chromosome 19, ASM1932011v1, whole genome shotgun sequence genomic DNA includes:
- the LOC136525356 gene encoding histone deacetylase HDT2-like isoform X3 codes for MNGIFEYWGVVVRPGATVKCDPGEFWCHVSQIALQDSKGNEDVKVFVKVNGKEFPIGTLSVDKCPQYTTSLVFEKEFEFIHTSKTSTISALGYKFRHCKRKYDSETSTEEDDESDEEVPQAIPLYPNADDDKSKESKCGVEKPAATESSKAKVCLEEAKNPDKHKADVGGTDDDESDEDVDSEGESGDDENSSDEDDGESSNEEDDEDSPKSAKRKNRPAETPLKTPPGKKARITTPSMGKKTVSDDAKKSNHVHVATPYPSLKQVKMTRSIIDSSNQSTGYACKSCSKTFYSSVGLETHCKVKHSTRK; via the exons ATGAACGGAATATTTGAGTACTGGG GAGTTGTAGTCAGACCTGGAGCAACAGTGAAGTGTGACCCAGGAGAGTTCTGGTGCCATGTTTCACAG ATAGCATTACAGGATAGCAAGGGGAATGAGGATGTGAAAGTTTTTGTGAAGGTTAATGGCAAAGAGTTTCCAATTGGAACACTATCAGTTGACAAATGCCCTCAGTATACAACTAGTTTGGTATTCGAGAAGGAGTTTGAGTTCATACACACCTCGAAAACCAGCACCATCTCTGCCCTTGGCTACAAATTTAGGCATTGCAAGAGAAA ATATGACAGTGAAACAAGTACTGAAGAAG ATGATGAATCTGATGAGGAGGTTCCACAGGCTATTCCATTATACCCTAACGCAGATG ATGATAAAAGCAAAGAAAGTAAATGTGGTGTGGAGAAGCCTGCTGCTACTGAGTCCTCTAAAGCAAAGGTTTGCTTGGAGGAAGCAAAGAATCCTGACAAGCATAAAGCTGATGTTGGTGGCACTGACGATGATGAAAGTGACGAAGATGTTGATTCAGAAGGTGAATCGGGTGATGATGAG AATTCTAGTGATGAGGATGATGGTGAGAGTTcaaatgaagaagatgatgaagactctCCAAAG AGTGCTAAGCGCAAGAATAGGCCAGCAGAAACACCCTTGAAGACACCTCCAGGGAAGAAGGCAAGGATCACAACACCGTCTATGGGCAAAAAAACTG TCAGTGATGATGCTAAGAAAAGTAACCACGTCCATGTTGCAACCCCTTATCCATCATTGAAGCAGGTGAAGATGACTCGCTCAATCATTGACAGCTCTAATCAATCCACTGGCTATGCCTGCAAGTCGTGCAGCAA GACTTTCTACTCTTCCGTCGGTCTTGAAACTCATTGCAAAGTGAAGCACAGTACACGTAAGTGA
- the LOC136525355 gene encoding protein PECTIC ARABINOGALACTAN SYNTHESIS-RELATED-like — protein MAELRHATAAAAATRATSSPSKHDAEAASASSPLVASPRVGGGSGGKDGLRPHQRWSLPPPVRSLLALEDPRSPTASASYRILVAAIACFALAALFSAPSVWARLNAPYLCRKEGIRLHCPRVSQRDTLWENPHAAATSWKPCAERQSHEVSDLVSENETSGFIFIHAEGGLNQQRIAICNAVAIAKIMNATLILPVLKQDQIWKDQTKFEDIFDVDHFINYLKEDVRIVRDIPDWFTEKDELFTSIKRTVKNVPKYASAQFYIDNVLPRIKEKKIMSIKPFVDRLGYDNVPMEINRLRCRVNYHALKFLPDIEDMADKLATRMRNRTGSLNPYMALHLRFEKGMVGLSFCDFAGTREEKTMMATYRQQQWPRRYKNGSHLWSLALEKRKEGRCPLEPGEIGIILRAMGYTKETQIYVASGQVYGGNIRMAPLRNMFPNLVSKEDLASKEEMEPFKKHVTSLAALDFLVCLKSDVFVMTHGGNFAKLIIGYRRYMGRHRLKSIKPDKGLMSKFFGDPYMPWATFVEDVMITHQTRTGLPEPTFPHYDLWENPLTPCMCRA, from the exons atggccgagctgcggcacgccacggcggcggcggcggcgacccgcGCCACCAGCTCCCCTTCCAAGCACGACGCCGAGGCGGCGTCCGCGTCGTCGCCCTTGGTCGCGTCCCCCCGCGTCGGCGGCGGCTCTGGCGGCAAGGACGGGCTCCGCCCCCACCAGAGGTGGTCACTCCCGCCCCCAGTCCGCTCCCTCCTTGCGCTCGAGGACCCCAGGTCCcccaccgcctccgcctcctaCCGGATCCTGGTCGCTGCAATCGCCTGCTTCGCCCTCGCTGCGCTCTTCTCCGCGCCTTCCGTCTGGGCACGCCTC AACGCGCCGTACCTGTGCCGCAAGGAGGGGATTCGGCTCCATTGCCCCAGG GTTAGCCAGCGGGACACTCTGTGGGAGAATCCTCATGCAGCAGCGACTTCGTGGAAGCCGTGTGCTGAGCGTCAGAGCCATGAGGTCTCAG ACCTCGTGTCAGAGAATGAAACTTCTGGGTTTATATTTATTCATGCTGAGGGTGGATTAAACCAGCAACGTATAGCT ATATGTAATGCTGTTGCAATTGCTAAGATAATGAATGCCACACTTATTCTGCCAGTGCTAAAGCAGGACCAAATATGGAAAGATCAAAC GAAATTCGAAGACATTTTTGATGTAGACCATTTTATAAATTATCTGAAGGAGGATGTGCGCATTGTTCGAGATATTCCTGACTGGTTTACAGAAAAGGATGAGCTTTTCACTAGTATAAA GCGCACTGTGAAAAATGTCCCAAAGTATGCATCAgcacaattttatattgacaaTGTGCTTCCAAGGATCAAAGAGAAAAAGATAATGTCTATCAAGCCGTTTGTTGATAGGTTAGG ATATGATAATGTTCCAATGGAGATTAACCGACTGAGGTGCCGAGTTAATTATCATGCTTTGAAGTTTCTACCTGACATTGAAGATATGGCTGACAAGCTAGCAACAAGGATGAGGAACCGAACAGGAAGTTTAAATCCATACAT GGCTCTTCATTTGCGATTTGAGAAAGGGATGGTGGGCCTTTCATTTTGTGATTTTGCTGGAACTAGGGAGGAGAAAACCATGATGGCTACTTACAGACAGCAGCAATGGCCAAGGCGGTACAAG AATGGATCTCACTTATGGTCATTAGcactagaaaagagaaaagaaggCCGCTGCCCGCTTGAGCCTGGGGAAATAGGAATTATTTTGCGTGCGATGGGGTATACGAAGGAAACTCAGATATATGTTGCATCAGGGCAGGTGTATGGCGGAAACATAAGAATGGCACCCTTGAGGAATATGTTCCCCAATCTG GTTAGCAAAGAAGATCTTGCaagcaaggaggagatggagcctTTCAAGAAGCATGTAACCAGCCTTGCTGCGCTGGACTTCCTGGTATGCCTGAAGTCAGATGTGTTCGTCATGACCCACGGTGGCAATTTCGCCAAGCTGATCATCGGCTACCGTCGCTACATGGGCCGCCACAGGCTCAAGTCAATCAAGCCAGACAAGGGTCTCATGTCCAAGTTCTTCGGTGACCCTTACATGCCTTGGGCGACTTTCGTGGAGGACGTGATGATCACCCATCAGACACGGACCGGCCTCCCCGAACCCACGTTCCCGCACTATGACCTATGGGAGAACCCTCTCACCCCTTGCATGTGTAGAGCTTAA
- the LOC136525357 gene encoding ras-related protein RHN1-like: protein MGSSAIIQAKLVLLGDLGAGKTSIVVRFAKGLYYECQESTIGAAFFSQVLALDEATVKLDIWDTAGQERYHSLAPMYYRGAAAAIVVFDITSTDSYVRAKRWVDELQRQGNPHLVMALVGNKVDLQERRQVGTQEAMDYAEANGLFFTETSAKTAQNVSELFYELAERLVKLRPNRPAGMILHDGQHSGGGSKWRFCCSG from the exons ATGGGGAGCAGCGCCATCATCCAGGCCAAGCTG GTGCTTCTCGGGGACCTGGGCGCCGGGAAGACGAGCATTGTCGTTCGGTTCGCCAAAGGGCTCTACTACGAGTGCCAG GAGTCGACGATCGGAGCCGCCTTCTTCTCGCAGGTGCTGGCCCTGGACGAGGCCACCGTGAAGCTCGACATCTGGGACACCGCCGGCCAGGAGCGCTACCACAGCCTCGCCCCTATGTACTACCGCGGCGCCGCCGCGGCCATCGTCGTCTTCGACATCACGAGCACG GACTCGTACGTGCGAGCAAAGAGATGGGTGGACGAGCTTCAGAGACAAG GGAATCCACATCTGGTGATGGCATTAGTGGGCAACAAGGTCGATTTGCAAGAAAGGCGGCAGGTTGGGACTCAG GAAGCCATGGACTACGCGGAAGCAAATGGCCTGTTCTTCACAGAGACCTCGGCCAAGACAGCGCAGAACGTCAGCGAGCTGTTCTACGAGCTTG CTGAAAGGCTGGTGAAGTTGAGGCCTAATCGTCCCGCAGGAATGATCCTGCACGACGGCCAGcatagcggcggcggcagcaagtGGCGCTTCTGCTGCTCCGGCTGA
- the LOC136525356 gene encoding histone deacetylase HDT2-like isoform X2 has translation MHCCLKKRMNPVQGAPALCGVCEGCQWQALSSPMQCEETATRTRDLPVIGGVVVRPGATVKCDPGEFWCHVSQIALQDSKGNEDVKVFVKVNGKEFPIGTLSVDKCPQYTTSLVFEKEFEFIHTSKTSTISALGYKFSETSTEEDDESDEEVPQAIPLYPNADDDKSKESKCGVEKPAATESSKAKVCLEEAKNPDKHKADVGGTDDDESDEDVDSEGESGDDENSSDEDDGESSNEEDDEDSPKSAKRKNRPAETPLKTPPGKKARITTPSMGKKTVSDDAKKSNHVHVATPYPSLKQVKMTRSIIDSSNQSTGYACKSCSKTFYSSVGLETHCKVKHSTRK, from the exons ATGCATTGCTGCTTAAAAAAAAGGATGAACCCAGTGCAgggagctcccgctctgtgcggggtctgcgaagggtgtcagtggcaagccttatcctcgcctatgcaatgcgaggagaccgcgactcgaacccgggaccttccggtcataggcg GAGTTGTAGTCAGACCTGGAGCAACAGTGAAGTGTGACCCAGGAGAGTTCTGGTGCCATGTTTCACAG ATAGCATTACAGGATAGCAAGGGGAATGAGGATGTGAAAGTTTTTGTGAAGGTTAATGGCAAAGAGTTTCCAATTGGAACACTATCAGTTGACAAATGCCCTCAGTATACAACTAGTTTGGTATTCGAGAAGGAGTTTGAGTTCATACACACCTCGAAAACCAGCACCATCTCTGCCCTTGGCTACAAATTTAG TGAAACAAGTACTGAAGAAG ATGATGAATCTGATGAGGAGGTTCCACAGGCTATTCCATTATACCCTAACGCAGATG ATGATAAAAGCAAAGAAAGTAAATGTGGTGTGGAGAAGCCTGCTGCTACTGAGTCCTCTAAAGCAAAGGTTTGCTTGGAGGAAGCAAAGAATCCTGACAAGCATAAAGCTGATGTTGGTGGCACTGACGATGATGAAAGTGACGAAGATGTTGATTCAGAAGGTGAATCGGGTGATGATGAG AATTCTAGTGATGAGGATGATGGTGAGAGTTcaaatgaagaagatgatgaagactctCCAAAG AGTGCTAAGCGCAAGAATAGGCCAGCAGAAACACCCTTGAAGACACCTCCAGGGAAGAAGGCAAGGATCACAACACCGTCTATGGGCAAAAAAACTG TCAGTGATGATGCTAAGAAAAGTAACCACGTCCATGTTGCAACCCCTTATCCATCATTGAAGCAGGTGAAGATGACTCGCTCAATCATTGACAGCTCTAATCAATCCACTGGCTATGCCTGCAAGTCGTGCAGCAA GACTTTCTACTCTTCCGTCGGTCTTGAAACTCATTGCAAAGTGAAGCACAGTACACGTAAGTGA
- the LOC136528797 gene encoding RNA-binding protein L-like isoform X2, translating into MAASYFNHSSSSYPPPPPPPGTSPYGAYRHAYPPAPAPPAAYGAYYDRAEQALPARDELRTLFIAGLPADAKPREVYNLFRDFPGYVSSHLRTGKSSQAYAFAVFADQQSALTALSATNGMVFDLEKNCSLHVDLAKSNSRSKRLRSDDISPYSPEKRTRKPRGFPDSGAGSNIYISGMGNSSHSLSGYPSAQSYTSLESSTSLSKDPSTFAPQNNPPCPTLFVANLGPACSEQELIDVFSSCAGFVKLKMQNKLGAPVAFVDFKICKITDGPSEA; encoded by the exons ATGGCCGCCTCGTACTTCAACCACTCCTCATCCTCCtacccgccgccgcctcccccgcCGGGCACCTCCCCGTACGGCGCGTACCGCCACGCCTACCCGCCGGCGCCGGCACCCCCGGCCGCTTACGGCGCCTACTACGACCGCGCGGAGCAGGCCCTCCCGGCGCGGGACGAGCTCCGCACCCTCTTCATCGCTGGCCTCCCCGCCGACGCCAAGCCGCGCGAAGTCTACAACCTCTTCCGCGATTTCCCCGGATACGTCTCCTCCCACCTCCGCACGGGCAAATCCTCCCAG GCGTATGCGTTTGCTGTGTTTGCAGATCAACAGTCTGCACTAACTGCCTTGAGTGCCACAAAT GGAATGGTGTTTGATCTTGAGAAGAATTGTTCTCTTCATGTAGATCTCGCCAAATCCAATTCCAGATCAAAGCGCTTGAGATCAG ATGATATTTCACCTTATTCTCCAGAAAAAAGAACTAGGAAACCAAGGGGATTTCCTGATTCAG GTGCTGGAAGCAATATTTACATATCTGGAATGGGTAATTCTTCACACAGCTTGAGTGGTTATCCCTCTGCACAAAG CTACACAAGCCTTGAGTCTAGTACTTCTCTCAGCAAG GACCCATCCACATTTGCCCCTCAAAATAATCCTCCATGTCCTACTCTCTTTGTTGCGAACCTTGGTCCAGCTTGTTCGGAGCAAGAGCTGATAGATGTTTTCTCAAG TTGTGCGGGATTTGTGAAGCTCAAGATGCAAAACAAGCTTGGAGCTCCAGTTGCATTTGTTGATTTCAAG ATATGCAAGATCACGGATGGGCCTTCGGAAGCGTGA
- the LOC136525356 gene encoding histone deacetylase HDT2-like isoform X1 has product MHCCLKKRMNPVQGAPALCGVCEGCQWQALSSPMQCEETATRTRDLPVIGGVVVRPGATVKCDPGEFWCHVSQIALQDSKGNEDVKVFVKVNGKEFPIGTLSVDKCPQYTTSLVFEKEFEFIHTSKTSTISALGYKFRHCKRKYDSETSTEEDDESDEEVPQAIPLYPNADDDKSKESKCGVEKPAATESSKAKVCLEEAKNPDKHKADVGGTDDDESDEDVDSEGESGDDENSSDEDDGESSNEEDDEDSPKSAKRKNRPAETPLKTPPGKKARITTPSMGKKTVSDDAKKSNHVHVATPYPSLKQVKMTRSIIDSSNQSTGYACKSCSKTFYSSVGLETHCKVKHSTRK; this is encoded by the exons ATGCATTGCTGCTTAAAAAAAAGGATGAACCCAGTGCAgggagctcccgctctgtgcggggtctgcgaagggtgtcagtggcaagccttatcctcgcctatgcaatgcgaggagaccgcgactcgaacccgggaccttccggtcataggcg GAGTTGTAGTCAGACCTGGAGCAACAGTGAAGTGTGACCCAGGAGAGTTCTGGTGCCATGTTTCACAG ATAGCATTACAGGATAGCAAGGGGAATGAGGATGTGAAAGTTTTTGTGAAGGTTAATGGCAAAGAGTTTCCAATTGGAACACTATCAGTTGACAAATGCCCTCAGTATACAACTAGTTTGGTATTCGAGAAGGAGTTTGAGTTCATACACACCTCGAAAACCAGCACCATCTCTGCCCTTGGCTACAAATTTAGGCATTGCAAGAGAAA ATATGACAGTGAAACAAGTACTGAAGAAG ATGATGAATCTGATGAGGAGGTTCCACAGGCTATTCCATTATACCCTAACGCAGATG ATGATAAAAGCAAAGAAAGTAAATGTGGTGTGGAGAAGCCTGCTGCTACTGAGTCCTCTAAAGCAAAGGTTTGCTTGGAGGAAGCAAAGAATCCTGACAAGCATAAAGCTGATGTTGGTGGCACTGACGATGATGAAAGTGACGAAGATGTTGATTCAGAAGGTGAATCGGGTGATGATGAG AATTCTAGTGATGAGGATGATGGTGAGAGTTcaaatgaagaagatgatgaagactctCCAAAG AGTGCTAAGCGCAAGAATAGGCCAGCAGAAACACCCTTGAAGACACCTCCAGGGAAGAAGGCAAGGATCACAACACCGTCTATGGGCAAAAAAACTG TCAGTGATGATGCTAAGAAAAGTAACCACGTCCATGTTGCAACCCCTTATCCATCATTGAAGCAGGTGAAGATGACTCGCTCAATCATTGACAGCTCTAATCAATCCACTGGCTATGCCTGCAAGTCGTGCAGCAA GACTTTCTACTCTTCCGTCGGTCTTGAAACTCATTGCAAAGTGAAGCACAGTACACGTAAGTGA
- the LOC136528797 gene encoding cell wall integrity protein scw1-like isoform X1: MAASYFNHSSSSYPPPPPPPGTSPYGAYRHAYPPAPAPPAAYGAYYDRAEQALPARDELRTLFIAGLPADAKPREVYNLFRDFPGYVSSHLRTGKSSQAYAFAVFADQQSALTALSATNGMVFDLEKNCSLHVDLAKSNSRSKRLRSDDISPYSPEKRTRKPRGFPDSGAGSNIYISGMGNSSHSLSGYPSAQSYTSLESSTSLSKDPSTFAPQNNPPCPTLFVANLGPACSEQELIDVFSSCAGFVKLKMQNKLGAPVAFVDFKDAFSSTEAINRLQGVILYSSPGEGIRLEYARSRMGLRKRDKHP; this comes from the exons ATGGCCGCCTCGTACTTCAACCACTCCTCATCCTCCtacccgccgccgcctcccccgcCGGGCACCTCCCCGTACGGCGCGTACCGCCACGCCTACCCGCCGGCGCCGGCACCCCCGGCCGCTTACGGCGCCTACTACGACCGCGCGGAGCAGGCCCTCCCGGCGCGGGACGAGCTCCGCACCCTCTTCATCGCTGGCCTCCCCGCCGACGCCAAGCCGCGCGAAGTCTACAACCTCTTCCGCGATTTCCCCGGATACGTCTCCTCCCACCTCCGCACGGGCAAATCCTCCCAG GCGTATGCGTTTGCTGTGTTTGCAGATCAACAGTCTGCACTAACTGCCTTGAGTGCCACAAAT GGAATGGTGTTTGATCTTGAGAAGAATTGTTCTCTTCATGTAGATCTCGCCAAATCCAATTCCAGATCAAAGCGCTTGAGATCAG ATGATATTTCACCTTATTCTCCAGAAAAAAGAACTAGGAAACCAAGGGGATTTCCTGATTCAG GTGCTGGAAGCAATATTTACATATCTGGAATGGGTAATTCTTCACACAGCTTGAGTGGTTATCCCTCTGCACAAAG CTACACAAGCCTTGAGTCTAGTACTTCTCTCAGCAAG GACCCATCCACATTTGCCCCTCAAAATAATCCTCCATGTCCTACTCTCTTTGTTGCGAACCTTGGTCCAGCTTGTTCGGAGCAAGAGCTGATAGATGTTTTCTCAAG TTGTGCGGGATTTGTGAAGCTCAAGATGCAAAACAAGCTTGGAGCTCCAGTTGCATTTGTTGATTTCAAG GATGCATTCAGTTCAACTGAAGCCATAAATCGTCTCCAAGGAGTTATCCTGTACTCATCACCTGGCGAGGGAATACGTTTAGA ATATGCAAGATCACGGATGGGCCTTCGGAAGCGTGATAAGCACCCCTAA
- the LOC136525354 gene encoding probable methyltransferase PMT9: MRPPPPQGRGAGGGGALGRRAFASLLAAAVLALALLCLFYGAAFAPSIRRARPRLPLRLRFRAQGTEALPAGLVVSSIPVCDARHLELIPCLDRGLHYQLRLRLNLSLMEHYERHCPPAPRRLNCLIPPPDGYQVPIRWPRSRDEVWKANIPHPHLAAEKSDQRWMVVNGDKINFPGGGTHFHTGADKYIVHLAQMLNFPNDKLNNGGNIRNLLDVGCGVASFGAYLLSHNILAMSLAPNDVHENQIQFALERGIPATLGVLGTRRLPYPSHLFEMAHCSRCRIDWLQRDGVLLLEVDRVLRPGGYFVYSSPEAYALDPFNRKIWRQMSDLARRMCWRVASKKNQTVIWAKPLTNGCYMRREPGTLPPMCERDDDPDAAWNVPMKACLTPFSKRVNKAKGSELLPWPQRLTAPPPCLKELGISSGNFSEDNEIWHSRVIQYWKHMKPEIRKDSFRNVMDMSANLGGFAASLKKKDVWVMNVIPFMESRKLKVIYDRGLMGTTHDWCESFSTYPRTYDLLHAWLLFSEIEKQGCSLEDLLIEMDRILRPYGYAIIRDKAAVVNYIKKLLPALRWDDWTFEVRPKKDALTTSDERVLIVRKKLWNQSLQDSS; this comes from the exons atgaggccgccgccgccgcagggccGGGGAGCAGGCGGGGGTGGCGCGCTCGGCCGGCGCGCGTTCGCGTCCCTCCTCGCGGCGGCCGTCTTGGCGCTCGCGCTCCTCTGCCTCTTCTACGGCGCCGCCTTCGCCCCCTCCATCCGCCGCGCGCGCCCTCGCCTTCCCCTCCGGCTGCGGTTCCGGGCCCAGGGGACGGAAGCGCTCCCAGCAGGCCTCGTCGTCTCCTCCATCCCG GTGTGCGACGCGCGGCACTTGGAGCTGATCCCGTGCTTGGACCGGGGCCTCCACTAccagctccggctccggctcaacctctccctcatggagcactacgAGCGCCACTGCCCGCCGGCGCCGCGTCGCCTCAACTGTCTCATCCCACCGCCCGACGGATACCAG GTGCCCATCAGGTGGCCGAGGAGCAGGGACGAGGTCTGGAAGGCCAACATACCACACCCGCACCTTGCTGCTGAGAAGTCAGACCAGCGGTGGATGGTCGTCAATGGCGATAAGATCAACTTCCCTGGTGGGGGCACCCACTTCCACACTGGCGCTGACAAGTATATTGTGCACCTTGCGCAG ATGCTGAATTTTCCAAATGACAAGCTCAACAATGGTGGGAACATCAGGaatttgcttgatgtcggctgTGGGGTTGCCAGCTTCGGCGCTTACCTTCTTTCGCATAATATACTTGCGATGTCTCTCGCTCCCAATGACGTGCATGAAAATCAAATTCAGTTTGCCCTTGAGAGAGGGATCCCGGCTACCCTTGGTGTGCTGGGTACAAGGAGGCTGCCATACCCAAGCCACTTGTTCGAAATGGCACACTGCTCTCGTTGTCGGATTGACTGGCTGCAGAGGGATGGTGTCTTGTTGCTGGAAGTGGATAGGGTATTAAGGCCTGGAGGATATTTTGTGTATTCATCACCGGAGGCCTATGCTTTGGACCCCTTCAACAGGAAGATATGGAGACAGATGAGTGACCTTGCTCGAAGGATGTGTTGGCGGGTTGCATCTAAGAAAAACCAGACGGTGATATGGGCTAAACCGTTGACTAATGGATGCTATATGAGGAGAGAGCCTGGAACACTTCCCCCCATGTGCGAACGTGATGATGATCCTGATGCTGCTTGGAATGTACCCATGAAAGCATGCCTAACTCCATTCTCTAAGA GAGTTAACAAGGCTAAAGGCAGCGAATTACTTCCCTGGCCACAAAGGCTCACAGCACCACCACCTTGCCTGAAAGAGCTTGGAATCAGTTCTGGCAATTTTTCTGAGGACAAT GAGATTTGGCATTCTAGAGTAATTCAGTACTGGAAGCACATGAAGCCTGAGATACGAAAGGATTCCTTTAGAAATGTTATGGATATGAGTGCTAACCTTGGCGGATTTGCAGCATCTCTGAAGAAAAAGGATGTCTGGGTAATGAATGTAATTCCTTTCATGGAATCTAGAAAGCTGAAGGTTATATATGATCGTGGTTTAATGGGGACTACCCATGATTG GTGTGAATCATTCTCGACATACCCACGCACCTACGACCTCCTTCACGCCTGGCTCCTATTTTCTGAGATAGAGAAGCAGGGATGTAGCCTGGAGGATCTTCTGATTGAGATGGACCGCATCCTTAGGCCTTATGGGTACGCCATCATCAGAGACAAAGCTGCTGTCGTAAACTACATCAAGAAGCTTTTACCAGCGCTAAGGTGGGATGACTGGACATTTGAGGTGAGGCCTAAGAAAGATGCGCTCACAACAAGTGACGAAAGAGTCTTGATCGTGAGGAAAAAACTTTGGAATCAGTCGTTGCAAGATTCATCGTAG